The following coding sequences lie in one Corynebacterium humireducens NBRC 106098 = DSM 45392 genomic window:
- the argJ gene encoding bifunctional glutamate N-acetyltransferase/amino-acid acetyltransferase ArgJ, with translation MSTTGITAPAGFTAAALTAGIKPSGNPDMALVVNNGPEFNAAAVFTRNRVVASPVKISREAVADGQVRAVLFNAGNANACNGVQGDRDARASVEQVAELLGVEPTDVGVCSTGLIGELLPMDKVRAGVEKLVPGLGDHGNAAAEAIMTTDLVAKETIVKGEGWTLGGMGKGVGMMSPSLATMLVCFTTDASATPEMLDEALRAASKVTFDTLDIDGSTSTNDTVFLLASGASGVTPSQEELNAAVLEASEDIARQMQADAEGVTKRVTVTVEGTSTDEQAVNAARTLARDNLFKCAMFGSDPNWGRVLAAVGMADADMDPDRISVYFNGQAVCENTTGTPNAREVDLSGADIDVLVNLGVDGPGRATVRTTDLSHDYVHINSAYSS, from the coding sequence ATGAGCACCACCGGCATCACCGCCCCGGCAGGTTTCACCGCCGCCGCCCTCACCGCAGGCATCAAGCCCTCGGGCAACCCTGACATGGCCCTCGTGGTCAACAACGGCCCTGAGTTCAACGCCGCCGCGGTGTTCACCCGCAACCGTGTCGTCGCCTCCCCGGTGAAGATCTCCCGCGAGGCGGTCGCCGACGGGCAGGTCCGGGCCGTCCTCTTCAACGCCGGTAACGCCAACGCCTGCAACGGTGTGCAGGGCGACAGGGATGCACGTGCCTCCGTGGAGCAGGTGGCCGAGCTGCTCGGCGTCGAGCCCACCGACGTCGGCGTGTGCTCTACCGGGCTGATCGGCGAACTGCTGCCGATGGACAAGGTGCGGGCGGGCGTCGAGAAGCTTGTGCCGGGTCTGGGTGACCACGGCAACGCCGCGGCGGAGGCCATCATGACCACTGACCTGGTCGCCAAGGAGACCATTGTCAAGGGCGAGGGCTGGACCCTGGGTGGAATGGGGAAGGGCGTCGGAATGATGAGCCCGTCCCTGGCCACCATGCTCGTCTGCTTCACCACCGACGCATCCGCGACCCCGGAGATGCTCGACGAGGCACTCCGCGCGGCGTCGAAGGTCACCTTCGACACCCTCGACATCGACGGCTCCACCTCCACGAACGACACCGTCTTCCTCCTCGCCTCCGGCGCCTCCGGCGTCACCCCGAGCCAGGAGGAGCTCAACGCCGCGGTGCTTGAGGCCAGCGAGGACATCGCCCGCCAGATGCAGGCCGACGCCGAGGGAGTGACCAAGCGCGTCACCGTCACCGTCGAGGGCACCTCCACCGACGAGCAGGCCGTCAACGCGGCCCGCACCCTGGCCCGCGACAACCTGTTCAAGTGTGCGATGTTCGGCTCCGACCCCAACTGGGGCCGTGTGCTCGCGGCCGTCGGCATGGCCGACGCCGACATGGACCCGGACCGGATCTCCGTGTACTTCAACGGCCAGGCCGTGTGCGAGAACACCACGGGCACGCCGAACGCCCGCGAGGTCGACCTCTCGGGCGCGGACATCGACGTGCTGGTCAACCTGGGCGTCGACGGCCCGGGCCGCGCGACCGTCCGCACCACGGACCTCAGCCACGACTACGTCCACATCAACTCCGCCTACTCCAGCTAG
- the argB gene encoding acetylglutamate kinase has protein sequence METLKKLSNEARAHVLAEALPWLQHFRDKIVVVKYGGNAMVDEDLKAAFAADMVLLRTVGAKPVVVHGGGPQISSMLRRLGLEGEFKGGFRVTTPEVMEIVRMVLFGQVGRDLVGLINSHGPYAVGTSGEDAGLFTAQKRLVEVGGVPTDIGLVGDIVDVNPAALMDIVESGRIPVVSTIAPDENGEVYNINADTAAGALAEAIGAERLLILTNVEGLYTDWPNKDSLLSKIETSELEAILPKLDSGMIPKMESCLRAVQGGVSAAHVIDGRIAHSVILELLTMGGIGTMVLPDNYDRENYPAGTVFRKDAQ, from the coding sequence ATGGAAACCCTGAAGAAGCTCAGCAACGAGGCCCGCGCGCATGTGCTGGCCGAGGCCCTGCCCTGGCTGCAGCACTTCCGCGACAAGATCGTCGTGGTCAAGTACGGCGGCAACGCGATGGTCGACGAGGACCTCAAGGCCGCCTTCGCCGCGGACATGGTCCTGCTGCGCACCGTCGGCGCCAAGCCGGTCGTCGTCCACGGTGGTGGCCCGCAGATCTCCAGCATGCTCCGCCGACTCGGCCTGGAGGGGGAGTTCAAGGGCGGATTCCGCGTGACCACCCCGGAGGTCATGGAGATCGTCCGCATGGTGCTCTTCGGCCAGGTCGGCCGCGACCTCGTCGGACTGATCAACTCGCACGGCCCCTACGCCGTCGGCACCTCGGGCGAGGACGCTGGCCTGTTCACCGCGCAGAAGCGCCTGGTCGAGGTCGGGGGAGTCCCCACCGACATCGGCCTGGTCGGTGACATCGTGGACGTCAACCCCGCTGCGCTCATGGACATCGTCGAGTCCGGGCGTATCCCCGTGGTGTCCACCATCGCCCCCGACGAGAACGGCGAGGTCTACAACATCAACGCCGACACCGCCGCGGGAGCCCTCGCGGAGGCCATCGGCGCGGAACGTCTGCTCATCCTCACCAACGTGGAGGGCCTGTACACCGACTGGCCGAACAAGGACTCGCTGCTGTCGAAGATCGAGACCTCCGAGCTGGAGGCGATCCTGCCGAAGCTGGACTCCGGGATGATCCCCAAGATGGAGTCCTGCCTCCGGGCCGTGCAGGGCGGGGTCTCCGCCGCCCACGTCATCGACGGCCGAATCGCCCACTCCGTCATTCTCGAGCTGCTCACCATGGGCGGCATCGGCACCATGGTGCTGCCCGACAACTACGACCGCGAGAACTACCCCGCCGGCACAGTCTTCAGAAAGGACGCCCAGTGA
- a CDS encoding acetylornithine transaminase: MSDSIPQSSATLSQWNEVLMNNYGTPPVELVSGKGATVRDSQGRVHIDLLAGIAVNALGHAHPAIIEAVSHQLGQLGHVSNLFATAPVVKAAETLKQRVGDDSARVFFCNSGAEANEAAFKLARLTGRSRILAAVNGFHGRTMGSLALTGQPDKRRPFAPLPAGVEFYPYGDIEYLTKLVESDPTDVAAIFLEPVQGETGVIPAPAGFLQAIRDLCDTHGILMVTDEVQTGVGRTGTFFAFQHDNVLPDVITMAKGLGGGIPIGATIARGRAAELFQPGAHGTTFGGNPVACAAANAVLEIVDESFCEQVGRTGEFFAEKLRAIPGVTEVRGRGLMLGVVLEQPVAKQAVAKGFDHGLILNAPAEDVIRLTPPLIITDEEMNAAVEKLTALLAELTTDLPKED, encoded by the coding sequence ATGAGCGACTCCATCCCCCAGTCCAGCGCGACGCTGAGCCAGTGGAACGAGGTGCTGATGAACAACTACGGCACCCCTCCGGTGGAACTGGTCTCCGGCAAGGGCGCCACCGTCCGGGATTCCCAGGGAAGGGTCCACATCGACCTCCTCGCCGGCATCGCCGTCAACGCCCTGGGCCACGCCCACCCGGCGATCATCGAGGCCGTCAGCCACCAGCTCGGACAGCTGGGCCACGTGTCGAACCTCTTCGCCACCGCCCCGGTGGTCAAGGCGGCGGAGACCCTCAAGCAGCGCGTCGGCGACGACTCCGCGCGTGTGTTCTTCTGCAACTCCGGCGCCGAGGCCAACGAGGCCGCGTTCAAGCTGGCCCGCCTGACCGGCCGTTCCCGCATCCTGGCCGCCGTCAATGGCTTCCACGGCCGCACCATGGGCTCCCTGGCCCTGACCGGTCAGCCGGACAAGCGCCGCCCCTTCGCGCCGCTGCCCGCGGGCGTCGAGTTCTACCCCTACGGTGACATCGAGTACCTGACCAAGCTTGTCGAGTCGGACCCCACCGACGTGGCCGCCATCTTCCTGGAGCCCGTCCAGGGCGAGACGGGCGTCATCCCGGCACCCGCCGGATTCCTGCAGGCCATCCGCGACCTCTGTGACACCCACGGCATCCTCATGGTCACCGACGAGGTGCAGACCGGCGTCGGCCGTACCGGCACCTTCTTCGCGTTCCAGCACGACAACGTCCTCCCGGACGTCATCACCATGGCCAAGGGACTGGGTGGCGGCATCCCGATCGGCGCCACCATCGCCCGCGGCAGGGCCGCCGAGCTCTTCCAGCCCGGCGCCCACGGCACGACCTTCGGCGGCAACCCGGTGGCCTGCGCCGCCGCGAACGCGGTGCTGGAGATCGTCGACGAGTCCTTCTGCGAGCAGGTCGGCCGCACCGGCGAGTTCTTCGCCGAGAAGCTGCGTGCCATCCCGGGCGTCACCGAGGTCCGGGGACGGGGCCTCATGCTCGGCGTGGTGCTCGAGCAGCCCGTCGCCAAGCAGGCCGTGGCCAAGGGCTTCGACCACGGACTCATCCTCAACGCCCCGGCGGAGGACGTCATCCGGCTCACGCCGCCCCTGATCATCACGGACGAGGAGATGAACGCGGCCGTCGAGAAGCTCACCGCACTCCTCGCTGAACTGACCACCGACCTCCCGAAGGAGGACTGA
- the argF gene encoding ornithine carbamoyltransferase: MTPNVRHFLADDDLSPAEQAEVLQLAAELKKNPLAKRPLEGPLSVAVLFDKTSTRTRFSFDAGIAHLGGHAIVVDSGKTQMGKGETYQDTGAVLSRYVEMIVWRTYAHQNFHELAETATVPIVNSLSDDLHPCQILADLQTCVENLCPEQGPAGLRGRKAVYLGDGDNNMANSYMIGFATAGMDISIIAPEGFQPKQEFVERAQRRAAETGATVTVTADVAEVAGADVVITDTWVSMGMESDGKDRRTPFLPYQVTGEIMAQAGEDAIFLHCLPAYRGNEVTAEVIDGPQSRVFDEAENRLHAQKALMVWLLENQPE; the protein is encoded by the coding sequence ATGACCCCCAACGTCCGGCACTTCCTGGCCGACGACGACCTCAGCCCGGCCGAGCAGGCCGAGGTGCTGCAGCTGGCGGCGGAACTGAAGAAGAACCCGCTGGCGAAGCGCCCGCTGGAGGGGCCGCTGTCCGTGGCGGTCCTCTTCGACAAGACCTCCACCCGCACCCGTTTCTCCTTCGACGCCGGCATCGCCCACCTGGGCGGCCACGCGATCGTCGTGGACTCGGGCAAGACCCAGATGGGCAAGGGCGAGACCTACCAGGACACCGGCGCGGTGCTGTCCCGTTACGTGGAGATGATCGTCTGGCGCACCTACGCGCACCAGAACTTCCACGAGCTGGCGGAGACCGCCACGGTGCCGATCGTCAACTCCCTGTCCGATGACCTGCACCCCTGCCAGATCCTGGCGGACCTGCAGACCTGCGTGGAGAACCTCTGCCCCGAGCAGGGCCCCGCGGGTCTCAGGGGCCGCAAGGCGGTCTACCTGGGCGACGGCGACAACAACATGGCCAACTCCTACATGATCGGCTTCGCCACCGCCGGGATGGACATCTCCATCATCGCGCCGGAGGGTTTCCAGCCGAAGCAGGAGTTCGTCGAGCGGGCGCAGCGTCGCGCGGCGGAGACCGGCGCCACCGTGACCGTCACGGCGGACGTTGCCGAGGTGGCCGGCGCGGACGTGGTCATCACCGACACCTGGGTGTCGATGGGCATGGAGTCCGACGGCAAGGACCGCCGCACCCCGTTCCTGCCGTACCAGGTCACCGGTGAGATCATGGCGCAGGCCGGCGAGGACGCGATCTTCCTCCACTGCCTGCCGGCGTACCGCGGCAACGAGGTCACCGCCGAGGTCATCGACGGACCGCAGTCGCGCGTCTTCGACGAGGCCGAGAACCGTCTGCACGCGCAGAAGGCCCTCATGGTCTGGCTGCTGGAGAATCAGCCGGAATGA
- a CDS encoding arginine repressor — MTVPVSRTARQGKILEILAKTRVSSQVQLSELLLDEGVDITQATLSRDLDELGAKKIRPDQGRAFYVVGHVEKHLAEQLSGPREKLRRMLDELVVAVDHSANIAVLRTPPGAAQYLASFIDRVGLDEVVGSIAGDDTIFVLAREPLTGRELGELLTGS, encoded by the coding sequence ATGACCGTGCCAGTCTCCCGCACCGCCCGGCAGGGCAAGATCCTGGAGATCCTCGCGAAGACGCGGGTCTCCAGCCAGGTGCAGCTCTCCGAACTGCTTCTCGACGAAGGCGTGGACATCACCCAGGCCACCCTGTCGAGGGACCTCGACGAACTCGGCGCCAAGAAGATCCGCCCCGACCAGGGACGGGCCTTCTACGTGGTGGGGCACGTCGAGAAGCATCTCGCGGAACAGCTGTCCGGGCCGAGGGAGAAGCTGCGCCGCATGCTCGACGAGCTGGTTGTCGCGGTGGACCACTCGGCCAACATTGCGGTGCTGCGCACCCCGCCGGGGGCGGCGCAGTACCTGGCGAGCTTCATCGACCGCGTCGGACTCGACGAGGTCGTGGGCTCCATCGCCGGCGACGACACCATCTTCGTCCTGGCCCGCGAACCCCTCACGGGCCGCGAGCTGGGGGAGCTGCTCACCGGCTCCTGA
- a CDS encoding argininosuccinate synthase encodes MSARVVLAYSGGLDTTVAIPYLAKMTGGEVVAVSLDLGQGGEDMESVRQRALDSGAVESIVIDARDEFAEEYCLPTIKANGMYMKQYPLVSAISRPLIVKHLVEAAKEHGGTHVSHGCTGKGNDQVRFEVGFRDTNPDLEIIAPARDYAWTRDKAIAFAEEIDLPIEQSASSPFSIDQNVWGRAIETGYLEDLWNAPTKDIYAYTEEPTLGNAPDEVIISFEAGKPVAIDGRPVTMLEAIEELNRRGGAQGVGRLDMVEDRLVGIKSREIYEAPGAMILIKAHEAMEDVTLERELARYKRLVDARWAEEVYDGLWFGPLKRSLDAFIESTQEHVTGDIRLVLHAGSITVNGRRSNHSLYDFNLATYDSGDTFDQTMAKGFVKLHGLSSEIANKRDREAQN; translated from the coding sequence ATGTCTGCACGCGTCGTCCTCGCCTACTCCGGCGGCCTCGACACCACCGTCGCCATCCCGTACCTGGCCAAGATGACCGGCGGCGAGGTTGTCGCCGTGTCCCTCGACCTCGGTCAGGGCGGCGAGGACATGGAGTCCGTGCGCCAGCGCGCCCTGGACTCCGGTGCCGTCGAGTCCATCGTGATCGACGCCCGCGACGAGTTCGCCGAGGAGTACTGCCTGCCGACCATCAAGGCCAACGGCATGTACATGAAGCAGTACCCGCTCGTGTCCGCCATCTCCCGCCCGCTGATCGTCAAGCACCTCGTCGAGGCCGCCAAGGAGCACGGCGGCACCCACGTCTCCCACGGCTGCACCGGCAAGGGCAACGACCAGGTCCGCTTCGAGGTCGGCTTCCGCGACACCAACCCGGACCTGGAGATCATCGCCCCGGCCCGCGACTACGCCTGGACCCGTGACAAGGCCATCGCCTTCGCCGAGGAGATTGACCTGCCGATCGAGCAGTCCGCCTCCTCCCCGTTCTCCATCGACCAGAACGTGTGGGGCCGCGCCATCGAGACCGGCTACCTCGAGGACCTGTGGAACGCCCCGACCAAGGACATCTACGCCTACACCGAGGAGCCGACCCTGGGCAACGCCCCGGATGAGGTCATCATCTCCTTCGAGGCCGGCAAGCCGGTCGCCATCGACGGCCGCCCGGTCACCATGCTGGAGGCCATCGAGGAGCTCAACCGCCGCGGCGGCGCCCAGGGCGTCGGCCGTCTGGACATGGTCGAGGACCGCCTCGTCGGCATCAAGTCCCGCGAGATCTACGAGGCACCGGGTGCCATGATCCTCATCAAGGCCCACGAGGCCATGGAGGACGTCACCCTGGAGCGTGAGCTCGCCCGCTACAAGCGTCTCGTCGACGCCCGCTGGGCCGAGGAGGTCTACGACGGTCTGTGGTTCGGTCCGCTGAAGCGCTCCCTCGACGCCTTCATCGAGTCCACCCAGGAGCACGTCACCGGCGACATCCGCCTGGTGCTGCACGCCGGTTCCATCACCGTCAACGGCCGTCGTTCCAACCACTCGCTGTACGACTTCAACCTGGCGACCTACGACTCCGGCGACACCTTCGACCAGACCATGGCGAAGGGCTTCGTCAAGCTGCACGGCCTCTCCTCGGAGATCGCCAACAAGCGTGACCGCGAGGCGCAGAACTAA
- the argH gene encoding argininosuccinate lyase — protein sequence MEQHGTNEGALWGGRFSGGPSEAMFALSVSTHFDWVLAPYDVLASKAHARVLHSAGLLSDADLETMLAGLDQLGRDVAAGTFGPEPTDEDVHGAMERGLIDRVGPEVGGRLRAGRSRNDQVATLFRMWVRDAVRDIAVGVTELVDALVDQAAAHPDAIMPGKTHFQAAQPVLLAHQLLAHAQPLLRDIERIRDLDRRLAVSPYGSGALAGSSLQLNPEAIAAELGFDSAADNSIDATSSRDFASETAFVLAQIAVDMSRLAEEIIAWCTPEFGYVTLSDAWSTGSSIMPQKKNPDVAELTRGKTGRLIGNLAGLLATLKAQPLAYNRDLQEDKEPIVDSVAQLNLLLPAMTGLVATLTFHEDRMRELAPAGFTLATDLAEWMVREGVPFREAHEASGACVRIAEARGVGLDELTDEELQGVDKRLTPAVREVLTIDGAVASRATRGGTAGVRVAEQRERVAAASREHHTWATTPVRS from the coding sequence ATGGAACAGCACGGAACCAACGAGGGTGCCCTCTGGGGCGGCCGGTTCTCCGGCGGCCCGTCGGAGGCCATGTTCGCCCTGAGTGTGTCCACCCACTTCGACTGGGTGCTCGCCCCCTACGACGTCCTCGCCTCCAAGGCGCACGCCAGGGTCCTGCACTCCGCGGGTCTGCTGTCCGACGCCGACCTGGAGACCATGCTCGCGGGCCTGGACCAGCTCGGCCGTGACGTCGCCGCCGGCACCTTCGGCCCCGAGCCGACCGACGAGGACGTCCACGGCGCGATGGAGCGCGGCCTCATCGACCGTGTCGGCCCGGAGGTCGGCGGTCGTCTGCGTGCGGGTCGCTCCCGCAACGACCAGGTGGCCACCCTCTTCCGCATGTGGGTGCGCGACGCGGTGCGTGACATCGCCGTCGGCGTCACCGAGCTTGTCGACGCCCTCGTCGACCAGGCCGCCGCCCACCCCGACGCCATCATGCCGGGCAAGACCCACTTCCAGGCCGCGCAGCCGGTGCTGCTCGCGCACCAGCTGCTGGCGCATGCCCAGCCGCTGCTGCGTGACATCGAGCGCATCCGCGACCTGGACCGCCGTCTGGCTGTCTCGCCCTACGGTTCGGGCGCCCTGGCGGGGTCCTCCCTGCAGCTCAACCCCGAGGCGATCGCCGCGGAGCTGGGCTTCGACTCGGCGGCGGACAACTCCATCGACGCCACCTCCTCGCGTGACTTCGCCTCTGAGACGGCCTTCGTGCTGGCCCAGATCGCGGTCGACATGTCGCGTTTGGCGGAGGAGATCATCGCGTGGTGCACCCCGGAGTTCGGCTACGTCACGCTCTCCGACGCCTGGTCCACGGGCTCGTCGATCATGCCGCAGAAGAAGAACCCCGACGTCGCGGAACTGACCCGCGGCAAGACGGGCCGTCTCATCGGCAACCTGGCCGGTCTCCTGGCCACGCTCAAGGCGCAGCCGCTGGCGTACAACCGCGACCTGCAGGAAGACAAGGAGCCCATCGTCGACTCGGTGGCCCAGCTCAACCTGCTGCTGCCGGCGATGACCGGCCTGGTGGCGACGCTGACCTTCCACGAGGACCGCATGCGCGAGCTGGCCCCGGCCGGTTTCACGCTGGCGACCGACCTCGCCGAGTGGATGGTGCGCGAGGGCGTGCCGTTCCGCGAGGCTCACGAGGCCTCCGGCGCCTGCGTCCGCATCGCGGAGGCCCGGGGCGTCGGCCTGGACGAGCTGACGGACGAGGAGCTGCAGGGCGTCGACAAGCGTCTGACCCCGGCCGTGCGTGAGGTGCTCACCATCGACGGCGCCGTCGCCTCCCGTGCGACCCGCGGCGGTACCGCGGGCGTGCGCGTCGCTGAGCAGCGTGAGCGGGTGGCCGCGGCCTCCCGTGAGCACCACACCTGGGCGACCACCCCGGTGAGGAGTTAG
- a CDS encoding vWA domain-containing protein — protein MTRRTLSTLVALILSLGLVACGDSVSLPGGDSPDRPGRSGLSDLDDTPLRIVAATELEDLQPVIEDAADDLGFPIELSFPAGTLDNSQSLLDGAFDQQHDATWFATNRYVDILGASSKLADSTPIGHSPVAFGITSSKAAELGWDSRQPTWAEIAETAADGQVTFGMTDPSASNSGFSALVSVATALSDTGSALTSADIDWISPQLQGFFSGQTLTSGSSGWLTETWLADRSRADALINYESVLHTLVQEHPDVSVIVPADGVVSADYPLSTLAAPAQPQAREKVAALSGWLLDRPEVLTDSFRRPVDRGAELPAELDVPLLIELPFPANRTITDQLVAAFHNELRTPGDTVFILDTSGSMEGERLALLKDTMRSLIDGSARGAAGGVGFRDRERLTLLPFADEPATPLTLRFSTTDPAPADQLTGEVDGLVAEGATAIYSALMEAYGRVDAREGSIPSIVLMSDGEVTAGAGLAEFRAFHAGLRGPAADIPVFVILYGEANVAEMTAIAEMTGGKVFDALDGDLDSAFKEIRGYQ, from the coding sequence ATGACCCGTCGTACCCTTTCCACCCTGGTGGCGCTGATCCTGTCCCTCGGACTCGTGGCCTGCGGGGACTCCGTCAGTCTGCCCGGCGGCGACAGCCCTGACCGCCCCGGCCGTTCCGGCCTCTCCGACCTCGATGACACGCCGCTGCGCATCGTCGCGGCGACGGAGCTCGAGGATCTGCAGCCCGTCATCGAGGACGCCGCCGACGACCTCGGCTTCCCCATCGAGCTGAGCTTCCCGGCCGGCACGCTGGACAACTCGCAGTCGCTCCTCGACGGCGCCTTCGACCAGCAGCACGACGCCACGTGGTTCGCCACAAACCGTTACGTCGACATCCTCGGCGCCTCGTCGAAGCTGGCCGACAGCACCCCGATCGGGCATTCCCCGGTCGCCTTCGGCATCACCTCGTCGAAGGCCGCCGAGCTGGGCTGGGACTCCCGCCAGCCGACGTGGGCGGAGATCGCGGAGACCGCCGCCGACGGGCAGGTCACCTTCGGCATGACCGACCCCTCGGCGTCGAACTCGGGCTTCTCGGCGCTGGTGTCCGTCGCCACCGCGCTGTCCGACACGGGCTCCGCCCTCACCTCCGCCGACATCGACTGGATCTCCCCGCAGCTGCAGGGCTTCTTCTCCGGGCAGACGCTGACCTCCGGGTCGTCGGGCTGGCTCACCGAGACCTGGCTCGCGGACCGTTCGCGTGCCGACGCCCTCATCAACTACGAGTCCGTCCTGCACACCCTCGTGCAGGAGCACCCGGACGTCAGCGTCATCGTGCCGGCGGACGGCGTGGTCTCCGCGGACTACCCGCTGTCGACCCTTGCCGCCCCGGCGCAGCCGCAGGCCCGGGAGAAGGTCGCGGCCCTGAGCGGGTGGCTCCTCGACCGTCCCGAGGTGCTCACCGACAGCTTCCGACGTCCCGTCGACCGGGGCGCCGAACTGCCCGCGGAGCTGGACGTCCCGCTGCTCATCGAGCTGCCCTTCCCGGCCAACCGCACCATCACCGACCAGCTGGTTGCGGCCTTCCACAACGAGCTGCGTACGCCCGGTGACACCGTCTTCATCCTGGACACCTCGGGCTCCATGGAGGGGGAGCGTCTCGCCCTGCTCAAGGACACGATGCGTTCGCTCATCGACGGTTCCGCCCGGGGTGCCGCCGGGGGAGTGGGCTTCCGCGACCGCGAGCGTCTCACCCTGCTGCCCTTCGCGGACGAGCCCGCCACCCCGCTCACCCTCCGCTTCTCGACGACCGACCCCGCCCCCGCCGACCAGCTCACCGGAGAGGTCGACGGGCTGGTGGCCGAGGGGGCGACCGCGATCTACTCCGCCCTCATGGAGGCCTACGGCCGTGTCGACGCCCGGGAGGGGTCGATCCCGTCGATCGTGCTCATGAGCGACGGTGAGGTCACCGCCGGTGCCGGCCTCGCCGAGTTCCGCGCCTTCCACGCCGGTCTCCGCGGACCGGCCGCCGACATCCCGGTGTTCGTCATCCTCTACGGCGAGGCCAACGTCGCCGAGATGACCGCCATCGCCGAGATGACCGGCGGCAAGGTCTTCGACGCCCTCGACGGGGACCTCGACTCAGCATTCAAGGAGATCCGTGGCTACCAGTGA
- a CDS encoding Trm112 family protein, with protein sequence MSLDPKLLEVLACPKDKGPLTCIRDREVLVNERLGLAYRIDDGIPVMLIDEATPWPPAAD encoded by the coding sequence ATGAGTCTCGATCCGAAGTTGCTGGAAGTCCTCGCCTGTCCGAAGGACAAGGGCCCACTGACATGTATCAGGGACCGTGAGGTCCTGGTCAATGAGCGGCTCGGTCTCGCCTATCGCATCGATGACGGCATCCCCGTGATGCTCATCGACGAGGCGACGCCCTGGCCGCCGGCCGCCGACTAA
- the tyrS gene encoding tyrosine--tRNA ligase: MNIIDELAWRDLINQSTDLDSLREVTEAGPITLYCGFDPTGPSLHAGHLVPLLMLRRFQQAGHRPIVLAGGATGMIGDPRDVGERSMNSADTVADWSERISGQLSRFVSFEGENAALLLNNNDWTKDLTVISFLRDIGKHFPLNTMLSRDTVKRRLESDGISYTEFSYVLLQANDFVQLRRNYDCVLQVGGGDQWGNLVAGVDLNRRMDGESVHALTVPLVTDSEGQKFGKSTGGGSLWLDPEMTSPYTWYQYFINASDADVIRYLRWFTFLTAEELAELETEVAERPFRREAQRRLAREMTNLVHGEEATAAVELASQALFGRAELTDLDEKTLASAVSETEVLEVNGGDDRSIVDLLVGTGLVDSRGAARRAIKEGGAYVNNVRIESEDWEPAAEDLLHGSWLVLRRGKKNFAGVKVNN, from the coding sequence ATGAACATCATTGACGAGCTGGCCTGGCGCGACCTCATCAACCAGTCCACCGACCTGGACTCCCTGCGTGAGGTGACCGAGGCCGGCCCCATCACCCTGTACTGCGGTTTCGACCCGACCGGTCCGTCCCTGCACGCCGGCCACCTGGTCCCGCTGCTCATGCTCCGCCGCTTCCAGCAGGCCGGCCACCGCCCGATCGTCCTGGCGGGTGGCGCCACCGGCATGATCGGCGACCCCCGCGACGTGGGCGAGCGCTCCATGAACTCCGCCGACACCGTCGCCGACTGGTCCGAGCGCATCTCCGGCCAGCTCTCCCGCTTCGTCTCCTTCGAGGGCGAGAACGCGGCCCTGCTGCTCAACAACAACGACTGGACGAAGGACCTCACCGTCATCTCCTTCCTCCGGGACATCGGCAAGCACTTCCCGCTGAACACGATGCTGTCCCGCGACACCGTGAAGCGCCGCCTCGAGTCCGACGGCATCTCCTACACCGAGTTCTCCTACGTCCTGCTCCAGGCGAACGACTTCGTGCAGCTGCGCCGCAACTACGACTGCGTCCTGCAGGTCGGCGGCGGCGACCAGTGGGGCAACCTCGTCGCCGGCGTCGACCTCAACCGCCGCATGGACGGCGAGTCCGTCCACGCGCTGACGGTTCCGCTGGTCACCGACTCCGAGGGCCAGAAGTTCGGCAAGTCCACCGGTGGCGGCTCCCTCTGGCTCGACCCGGAGATGACCAGCCCGTACACCTGGTACCAGTACTTCATCAACGCCTCCGACGCCGACGTCATCCGCTACCTCCGCTGGTTCACGTTCCTCACCGCCGAGGAACTCGCGGAGCTGGAGACCGAGGTCGCGGAGCGTCCTTTCCGACGCGAGGCGCAGCGCCGACTGGCCCGCGAGATGACCAACCTCGTCCACGGCGAGGAGGCCACCGCCGCTGTCGAGCTGGCCTCCCAGGCACTGTTCGGCCGCGCCGAGCTCACGGACCTGGACGAGAAGACCCTGGCCTCCGCCGTCTCCGAGACCGAGGTTCTCGAGGTCAACGGTGGCGATGACCGCTCTATCGTGGATCTGCTCGTCGGCACCGGCCTCGTCGACTCTCGTGGTGCGGCCCGTCGTGCCATCAAGGAAGGTGGCGCGTACGTGAACAACGTGCGAATCGAGAGCGAGGACTGGGAGCCGGCCGCAGAGGATCTGCTGCACGGATCCTGGCTCGTTCTGCGCCGTGGCAAGAAGAACTTCGCCGGCGTGAAGGTCAACAACTGA